AAGAAAAAAATCTAGCTCTTGTTATTAGAATACAAGGACTGCTTGTAAAGAAAAAAGAAGATACTGAAACTAACAGCTATAAAGCACTAAGTGGAATTATCAAAGAAGAAAAAAAACATATTGATATGATTAAAGAGTTCTTAGGCTAGCTATAAAATAGCTTTATGTACAATTATAAATAGAATCAAGATACATAAGGATAATACAATATATTTAAAGAATCCAAAATACTACAGGATTCTTTGTTTTTTTATTCTTTTTACTTTTTTATAGCAACTTTATACATTTTATAGTAAAATGTATATATATTTATTTTTATTACTAGCTTCATCAATGAGGAAAGGAACATGTAGATGATTGAAAACATAGCGTTTATATTAAAGATAACAGACTTAAAAACTATTCATGCTTTGAGTATTTTTCTAGCAGGAACTATTGCTTTACTACTTTTATATAATAGAAGAAAAGATAATATAAAAATTATGATGGGAAAGATAGTATTTGATAATTTAAAGAATCCTATGGTAATAACAAACAATGAAAGAAAGATAGTTTATGTTAATAGTAGCTTTGAAGAATTGACTGGATATAGGCTAGAAGAGATTTTGCACAAAAACACTAAATTTCTACATTCGGGGATTCATGATAAGGAATTTTATACTGAAATGGATAGTGCCATTAATGAATATGGAAGATGGCAAGGCGAAATATGGGATAGAAAAAAGAGCGGTGAAATATTTCCTAAGCATTTAACTATAACTGCTGTAGAAAGACAAGACGGTAAACGAATAAATTATGTAGGAATATACCAAGATCCAATAGAAATGAAGAAAATAGAAGAAAATTTTGTTAGACTTGAGAAATATGACTTGCTGACAGGTCTTCCAAATGACAAATATTTGAGAGAAATTTTAACAAAAGAAATGAGCATAAAGAGTACAAGCCATGAAGAACAATTTGTAATATCTTTTAAAATTACAAACTTTAATGAGATTGTTGCCAGCTATGGATACAGACTAATGGACGAAGTTATGGTAAATATGATTAACAGAGTTGAACTAATCTTTAGTGGAATTGGAACCTTATTTAGAACTGAAAAAGAGGTATTTATGGTATATGGAACTATAGATACGCAAATACAAAGCTTAGATAGTATTGCTGAAGAGCTGAACAATGCTATTAGCATAGGCTTTAGCTGTGATGATGAAATTGTATTTATAAATATAATCATTGGAATATTACCAATAATAAATACATATGATAATGTTTATAGAATTCTAGAGGATGTTAATTTAGCAATAGATTGGGCGGCAAAAAGCAATAATGGTAATTATGCTTTTTACGATGAGAGTATAAGGGAACAGCTTCAAAATGATGTAAAGATAGAAACTCTCTTAAGAACTGCAATTGATAATATGGAATTAAGCTTGTTATACCAACCGCAGCATGACACAAAGACAGGAAAAATAATAGGCTTAGAAGCTTTAGTAAGATGGAATAACGACGAGATTGGACAAGTATCACCTTTTGTATTTATACCTATTGCAGAAAGATTAGGTCTTATAGACCAAATAGGAAGATGGGTAATGCTAGAAGCCTGTAAGCAAAACAAAAAATGGCAGAAGCTTGGGTTACCTAAGATTCCCGTTTCAGTAAACCTATCTCCTATTCAATTTAAGAATAGGAGACTAGTCGATGATATAAAAAGCATATTACAAGAATGTGGACTAGAAGGTAAATATTTAGGTGTGGAGATTACGGAAAATGCTTTAGTTGAAGATATAAAAGACATAAATAAAAAGCTTTCTTCCTTAAAGGATATGGGTATCAAGATTTCTATAGATGATTTTGGTACTGGATATTCGTCCTTAAGATATCTTAGAGATTTAAATCTTGATGTAATAAAAATAGATAGGGAATTTATAAAGGATTATCCAGAAAAAGATGATGGATCTATTACTAAAATAATATTGAATCTTGCTCGTGAACTTGGATATAAGACAGTTTCTGAAGGAGTAGAAACTCAAGAACAATTAGATTTTGTTAACCTTAATGGTGGAGATGTTATACAAGGCTACTTTTTTAGTCCGCCAGTAAGTCCTGAAAGAATTGAAGAAATATTAACAAAACAAAACGAGGGATAAAAATGATACAGGAACTAGTAAAAGCATTTTTCTTTATTTTTGTAGCAGAAATGGGAGATAAGACTCAAATATTGGCAATGACATTTGCAACACAATATAAGGTGCAAAAGGTACTATTAGGAGTTTTAATCGGTTCCGCATTAAACCACGGGATAGCCATAGTATTAGGCTCGTATCTTTCGACTCTAGTACCACTAGATAAAATACAGATAATAGCAGGGTTAATGTTTATTGTTTTTGGACTCATGGCTTTAAGAAGTCATGATGAAGAAAAAGAGGATAATAAAAGGAGCTTTGGTCCGGTTTTGACTGTGGCCTTAGCCTTTTTTCTTGGAGAATTAGGAGATAAAACCCAGCTTACTGCAATGACTTTAGCTGTAGACTCAGAATATCCAACCTTTATATTGCTTGGAGCAGTTTTAGGAATGCTGGCTACTAGTGGACTAGGAATATTTATTGGAACTATTATTGGAGATAAAGTTCCTGAATTTACAATAAAAGTTATATCATCGGCAATATTTATTTTTTTTGGGACCTTAAAGCTCTTCCAAACAGTTCCTAAGGAGTATATATCAGGTTTTAGCATCGGGATATATTTTTCTTTTTTAACCTTGTTAATATATATACTTTTGAAACCAATTTTGAAAGCAAAAAAGGAAGAAAGAAGACTTCCTATGCAAGAAATTGCTGCTACCTTGTATGACCAAGCAAATGAAATAAAGAAAGCAGTTGAAGATATTTGTATTGGAGAATCTATTTGTGGAGAATGCATAGGGAGCAGGTGTCTTGTTGGATTTGCTAAAAGAGCTCTTAAATCAGCCATAGAGGAAGAAACCTATATTCTACCTTCAGAATGGGAGGAACTACCTAAAATTAATGGAAAAAGCTTTCCACAAGGAAAAGTAGTGGAAGCACTATCATTGACCTTGTCTCATTTAATAAAATATGGAGGCAATCATGATGATAATTATGTTGTTAATAAGGCAAGGCAAGCTTTGGAAATTATAGCCTTTGGAGAAACTATTCCTTTCTATGGGGATGTGAAGAACTATTTTAAAGAAATGAAAAAAAGAAATGAAAAGCTTTCAAGCAGGATAATAAAAAGAATTGAAGAGATAAATGAAGCATAATAAAAAGTTCATCCTCCTGTTAAAATATGTACTAAATGCCTGTATGTTTAAAAATCATCTATTAGGGAATAAATATATAGACTATAGTTAAATTTAAAGCTAAGGAGGAATATATATGGAAAGAATAGTTGGGAGACAAGCACCAGATTTTAATATGCAGGCAGTATTGCCTAATGGAGAAGATTTTGGAGAAGTTAAGTTAAATGACTATAAAGGTAAGTGGTTAGTAATGTTTTTTTATCCACTAGATTTTACTTTTGTCTGTCCTACAGAGATAAAAGCCTATAGCCATAGATATGAAGAATTTAAAGCAGCAAGGGCAGAAGTTTTAGGCATAAGCACAGATAGTGAACACTCACATAAGGCTTGGATAAAAGGTGACCTAGGCAAGCTAAAGTTTCCTTTAGCTTCTGATAGAACAAAGACTACATCTAGAGACTATGGAGTCCTTATAGAAGAAGAAGGCATAGCTTTAAGAGGACTATTTATAATAGACCCAGAAGGGGTAATAAGGTATTCGGTAGTCCATGATCTAGGAATAGGAAGAAGTGTTGATGAAACTCTTCGTGTGCTTAAGGCATTACAAGCTGGAGGATTATGTCCTGTAGATTGGAATGAAGGAGACGAATTATTGTAGTATAAATGCCTAAAATGGTGTTTGGAACAATTGGTGGGACGGTCAGTTCAGTGGCCGTCCTAATTATTTATGAGGACTAGGAAAGTTCTAATTTTATATAAGAATTATTGCACTCATTATATTTTCTAAAACTTTTTCATAGGTTACAATAAATATGATAGTATCATAATGAGGTGGTTTTATTGGAGATTTCTAATATTAGATATGCATTTTCAAAAAGACGGAAAAAGCCTATGGAAATAAAGGATAATTATGCTGTATTGATGCCTCTTATAATGGTAGATGGTCAGTGGCATGTATTATTTGAGGTACGCTCTGAAAAGCTAGAAACTCAGCCTAATGAAATATCTTTCCCAGGTGGAAAGGTTGAAAAAGGAGAGAAGTTTTCAGAAGCAGCTATTAGAGAAACCAGCGAAGAGCTAAATATTTATCCTAGAAACATAACTCTCTTGGGAGAACTAGATTTTATAGCATCCGGGAATAGAGCTATATATGGTTTTCTTGGGATACTTGAAGAATTAGACATAGACCATATTAAGTACAATGAAGATGAGGTAGACCACATATTCACAGTACCTTTAGACTTTTTTATAAACAATGAACCTGAAACACATTATACTAAACTAGAAGTAACCACAGATTCAGATTTTCCATATCATATGATACAAAACGGTAAGGAGTATAATTGGTATAAAGGAAAGCAAGCTGTATATTTTTATGTGTATGGCGATTATGTAATATGGGGTATGACTGCTAGATTTATAAAAAATTTTGTCAGTATAATAAAAGAAGATAACTTATAAAAAGCAAATGAAAATTCATTTGCTTTTTATAAGTTTGGAGATTTTACGAACAAGAGCTTATGCATCTAATATGGTTAGAGAAATAGTTATTGCTTAAGCTTTTCGAGAATATTTTCAAGCCAAGCTATTATGTAATTTTTATTTTTATTAATATCAGGAATTGATTTCCAAGCATCTAAAAAATGTTCGTTTATAGCTTTAACAAGTATATGCTCAT
Above is a genomic segment from Proteiniborus ethanoligenes containing:
- a CDS encoding putative bifunctional diguanylate cyclase/phosphodiesterase produces the protein MIENIAFILKITDLKTIHALSIFLAGTIALLLLYNRRKDNIKIMMGKIVFDNLKNPMVITNNERKIVYVNSSFEELTGYRLEEILHKNTKFLHSGIHDKEFYTEMDSAINEYGRWQGEIWDRKKSGEIFPKHLTITAVERQDGKRINYVGIYQDPIEMKKIEENFVRLEKYDLLTGLPNDKYLREILTKEMSIKSTSHEEQFVISFKITNFNEIVASYGYRLMDEVMVNMINRVELIFSGIGTLFRTEKEVFMVYGTIDTQIQSLDSIAEELNNAISIGFSCDDEIVFINIIIGILPIINTYDNVYRILEDVNLAIDWAAKSNNGNYAFYDESIREQLQNDVKIETLLRTAIDNMELSLLYQPQHDTKTGKIIGLEALVRWNNDEIGQVSPFVFIPIAERLGLIDQIGRWVMLEACKQNKKWQKLGLPKIPVSVNLSPIQFKNRRLVDDIKSILQECGLEGKYLGVEITENALVEDIKDINKKLSSLKDMGIKISIDDFGTGYSSLRYLRDLNLDVIKIDREFIKDYPEKDDGSITKIILNLARELGYKTVSEGVETQEQLDFVNLNGGDVIQGYFFSPPVSPERIEEILTKQNEG
- a CDS encoding TMEM165/GDT1 family protein, with protein sequence MIQELVKAFFFIFVAEMGDKTQILAMTFATQYKVQKVLLGVLIGSALNHGIAIVLGSYLSTLVPLDKIQIIAGLMFIVFGLMALRSHDEEKEDNKRSFGPVLTVALAFFLGELGDKTQLTAMTLAVDSEYPTFILLGAVLGMLATSGLGIFIGTIIGDKVPEFTIKVISSAIFIFFGTLKLFQTVPKEYISGFSIGIYFSFLTLLIYILLKPILKAKKEERRLPMQEIAATLYDQANEIKKAVEDICIGESICGECIGSRCLVGFAKRALKSAIEEETYILPSEWEELPKINGKSFPQGKVVEALSLTLSHLIKYGGNHDDNYVVNKARQALEIIAFGETIPFYGDVKNYFKEMKKRNEKLSSRIIKRIEEINEA
- a CDS encoding peroxiredoxin, which translates into the protein MERIVGRQAPDFNMQAVLPNGEDFGEVKLNDYKGKWLVMFFYPLDFTFVCPTEIKAYSHRYEEFKAARAEVLGISTDSEHSHKAWIKGDLGKLKFPLASDRTKTTSRDYGVLIEEEGIALRGLFIIDPEGVIRYSVVHDLGIGRSVDETLRVLKALQAGGLCPVDWNEGDELL
- a CDS encoding NUDIX hydrolase, which encodes MEISNIRYAFSKRRKKPMEIKDNYAVLMPLIMVDGQWHVLFEVRSEKLETQPNEISFPGGKVEKGEKFSEAAIRETSEELNIYPRNITLLGELDFIASGNRAIYGFLGILEELDIDHIKYNEDEVDHIFTVPLDFFINNEPETHYTKLEVTTDSDFPYHMIQNGKEYNWYKGKQAVYFYVYGDYVIWGMTARFIKNFVSIIKEDNL